The DNA window TTTACCAGATGATGTCGCCATCAATGCCGAAGTGGGAGAAGCACTCTTAGATGTAGCACAACGCGCTGGAGTGTTCATTCCCACAGGCTGTCTCATGGGTTCATGTCATGCTTGTACAGTAGAACTTGAAGATGGCGATGTCATTCGCGCTTGTCTTTCCGCAGTCCCGCCAACCGATGATGAGTTGAGAATACATTTATTTAGCGACCCAACTTGGTAGTTTTTGAATTTTTCCAGATTTAGATAGATTGGCATTTAGTAAGTTAATTTAAATTTAAAGAAATGCCTAAGAAAATTCGAGAGCTTAAGCAAATGCTTCGCCAAGTTGGTTTTACAGAATTACCCGGCAAAGGTAGTCACACTAACTGGATACATCCTTTGTATGCTGGAAAAATTACAGTTTCGGGTAAAGATGGAGCAGATGCTAAACGTTACCAAGAAAAGGAAGTTAAACAGGCAATTGAGGCAGTAGAGAGTAGTAAACAAGATGAGTAAACTCAAGTACCAAATGGTGATTCAGTGGTCAGAAGAAGATGATTGCTTCTTGGTAGGATTTCCTGATTTCCCTGGACAACGTTGGCGCACTCACGGGGATACTTACGAGTCAGCTGTTGCCAATGGCATTGAAGCACTGGAGTCTTTGATTATTGCTTATGAAGCTGCGGGAGATCCACTGCCACAACCAACCCTGTTGAAAGTTTCTTAACACAAACTTGAGATTTTAGAACCAAACCTAACAACACAAAATTCTAGCGACACAAAAGTAGTAGTCCGCCACATACAATTGAGGACTTAAGCAAAACACCTCTCAAACTCCCATGTCTCCGTGAACTCTGCGCCTTTGCGGTTCTTTATTCCATTGTCCATACCTCTGATT is part of the Aulosira sp. FACHB-615 genome and encodes:
- a CDS encoding type II toxin-antitoxin system HicB family antitoxin, which translates into the protein MSKLKYQMVIQWSEEDDCFLVGFPDFPGQRWRTHGDTYESAVANGIEALESLIIAYEAAGDPLPQPTLLKVS
- a CDS encoding type II toxin-antitoxin system HicA family toxin; its protein translation is MPKKIRELKQMLRQVGFTELPGKGSHTNWIHPLYAGKITVSGKDGADAKRYQEKEVKQAIEAVESSKQDE
- a CDS encoding 2Fe-2S iron-sulfur cluster-binding protein, producing the protein MSVSVRFLPDDVAINAEVGEALLDVAQRAGVFIPTGCLMGSCHACTVELEDGDVIRACLSAVPPTDDELRIHLFSDPTW